The DNA region AATAGAGTCTAAAGATCAATTAAAGGAAATTTTAAAAAATATTTATACACCAACAGTTTTTCATCATCTTGAAAGCTATGATCCTGAGCTACTAACTGATAGTCAAGGAAATAAATTTGATGAACCAAAACACTTATGAGAGTATTTTGTTCCATACTTTCACCAAGATGGTGTTGTAGCAATAAATCCATTAAAAACAACCAAAAAAGTTGAAAAAGAGTTTAATTCAATTTTTTCTGAAAACTATGAAGAGTTAAAGAAAACTACAAAATTGACAAACTTTAATGAAAAAGTAAAAGAACTATCTTTATTCAACATTTTAAATACAATTAGCAAAAATGGATACCAAAAACTTTTAATAACTGATGCTGTTAGGGTTAATATGCTTTATGGTTCTCCGTATCAAATTAAAAACAATGAAATTCATTCAAATTATGGTGAAATAACTACTGAAGAAAATTACAAAGTGCTTGTAGATAGTTTTGTTGATTTAATTAGCAAATCAACGGGTAATCCAATCGAAAGTGATATTTTTTCTTTTAGTGGTGATGGACAAGAAGTTTTAAGAACATTATTAGATGCAACAAGAAAAGATGTAAATGCCGCAATAATGTTTAATGGTGATGCATTAGACGCATACTATTCAGAAGATAATGGTTTGAATATAAAAAACAAAAATGGTTAAGTTATTCCAATACCTGATGGAACGATTGAAGCTTATAAATTTTCTGAAAACATAATATTCGTAGATGGTTTAGTTGTTGCTAATAACATTACAAACAATAGCGAAGATGTGCTATACGAAACACTTAGAAATAGTATTTATGCTAATTTTGCCGAAGCATATAAAAGAGGTGGTTCAACACAATTTTTAAGAAATGTTTATGATGAATATTTAACAGTTGCATTTAGAGATAAATTCTTAGATTATTTTAGCTCTAAACAACATTATAGCGAAACAGAATTTCTTGAGTTCAAAAAGGAACTCATTGACATTTATGCTTCAACTTTAAATAAAGAGTTAGATGATAATGATTTATTAAAATTTAACAATTTTGTTGCTGATAAATTGCAAAATGATGAAAATATCAAAAATGTTCTAGAAAAAATATTTGAATACGATGAAAGTAAAATGACAAAAGAAGAACTTATTTCACAGATTGCTTTCAAACTTTCTCATATAGATTTTGATGATGAGTCATTTATTAAAATATTAGAAAAGAAATATCAAAATCTTGAGAACTTTGCTTTTGTAAATTACACTCCAAGTAATATTGCTGAATATGATTTAGTAAAAAGAAATTACTTTATAAATGATGACAATACATATGACAAAAAAGCTATTGAAATATTTGAAGTAAAAGATCAACCAGGAAAAATTGAACACAAAAGACTTTCTGGTGTCAGTGAAAAAATACAGTCACTTTTAAATACATATTATTATTTAAAAATCAAACATTAATACTAAAACTTACTAGATGATACATTTCATTTAGTAAGTTTTTAGTAAAAAATATTTATAAATTAATAGAAAAATAAGTTTTATTTAAACATTTACTCATCAATTGATAATATACTTATGAAAAATTTTGCAATTTTTCTAAAAAACTTGTTTTTTTTTTTTTTTGTATGATATTTTTGTATTTTAAATAGTATAAAGAAAGGATTAACATGTCAGAAAATACAAAAAAAGATGTTGAGAAAGAAATTTTAAAAGTTACTTTCAAAGCAAAAAGAAAAAGCAATTTAAGATGAATATTCTTGGGACTAGCAATTTTATTCATGATTATAGCTATGATTACCTTCGTTATTGGTGCTTTAAATATAGACTCTAACTTGGTTAGCATCGGAGGTCTCTCTATGGGTCTTTTTGTTTTATTTTTTATGGTTTTTATATTTATTTCTAAGTGACCTAATATTGATTACACAAAACAGGAATGCACCATAACAAACAAAAGGGTTTATGGACATAAATTTAATATTAAGAATTTACCGAATGGAAAAAGACTTATTAACCAACAAAAAGACTTCTTCTCTATAAGGGTGTCTTATATCGATCACGTAATTATTGATGCAAATACAGGTGATTTAGTAATTAATTATGATGTAGATAAAAGTCTTAGATTACTGGAAGTAAATGATAAATCTACTGTATTAAAAACAATCGAAGATTTAGCACTAGAGAAAGAAACATTTTAATTTTACCCAATTAACATTAAATAAATTATGGAAATCTCAAACATAATATTTATATCAATATGATCTATTGTCATATTGATATTCTTTATTATAGAAATTCTTACATCAGGATTGTGAGCAGGATTAACATCATTTTCAGTTATACCTTCTTTATTTATTTCTATATTTGTTAAGATTTCGGTATGATCAATAGCATTACAAATACTTACATTTATAATATCGTGAGCATTGCTTTATCTAATTATATTTAAAGTTTTTAAAAATAAATTTTTAAACTATAAGTACAAAGAATCTAACTTTAATGGAATTGATAAAACTGAAATATTCATTTTAGAAGAAGATAGTTACGAGGAAAAATCTGAAAATAATCTTTATGGAACAATAAAAATTGGCGATAAAAAATTTAGGACTCTATCAATCAAAAATGAAGGGTTAATAAAAAAAGGTACACAAGTGGCTATAAAAGAAATTAGAGGCAATATTTTATATATTGCTGCCACAAAGGAGAAAGATGTCAATTACTAGTATAATTATTTTATCAATAGTGATAATTATTTTATTATTACTTTTAATTTTATCTATGATAAAAGGAATAAAAATCATTCCTCAATCAGAATTCGCTGTTGTTGAAAGAATTGGTAATTATAATAGAACATTAAAAAACGGTATCAATTTTATAATACCATTTATAGAAAAGATAGTAAGAAAAGGTAATTATAAGGAAAAAGTTATGGATTTTCCTGAGCAAGATGTAATAACAAAGGATAATGCCGGAATAAGAGTAGATACAGTGGTTTATTTATCTATAACTGATCCTAAATTATATGTTTATGGTGCGGAAAATCCTATGAAAGCTATTGAAAACCTTTCTGCAACAACATTAAGAAACTTACTAGGTGAATTAGAGTTAGATGAAACATTAACTTCAAGAGATACAATAAATTCTAAGTTAACTTTAATATTGGACGAAGCTTCAAACTCATGAGGTATAAAAGTTTATAGAGTCGAAATTAAAAACATAACACCACCTATTGATATTCAAAATGCTATGGAAAAACAAATGAGAGCAGAAAGAGAAAAAAGAGCTAACATCTTAGAAGCTGAAGGAATGAAGGCTTCTGCAATACTTATCGCAGAAGGTCAAAAAGCTTCTGATATATTAAAAGCAGAAGGTCTTAAACAAGCGAATATACTTAAAGCTGAAGCAGACAAACAATCAGAAATATTAAGAGCTGAAGGTCAGCAAAAGGCAATTGATTTATTAAAAGAATCAAAAATTTCTAAAGATGTTCTTACTCTTAAATCTATTGAAGAACTAGGTAAATTAGCTGATGGTAAAGCTACCAAAATTATAATACCTCCTAATTTGAGCAACATTGCTTCGACAATGGCTGTTGCTGGTGAAATTTTTAATGATATCAAACAAGAAAAATAAAAACCATGAATAAAAATCCGCATGTAGTATGGTCATGTGGATTTTTATTAATGAATTTTTATATTAATAAGTTTTAATCATGAATTACAAACTAATTAGTAATAGTTTTTAATTCGATTAAAGATAATTGCTTAAATTCTTTTAGAACTGCTAAATTCAAAATTATTTATTATTTCTTCAGCTTCTTCTTGAACTTCATAATCTTTTTTGTTGTTAGTATTAATGATTTTATAAGGAATGTTATAAAATAAGCATAATTTCACAAATAATTCTTTGTATAGTTCGTGCAATCTTTGAAAATATGGTTCATTTTCAGCAAAATTATCTACTTCCACTGCACGACCTCTTGCTAAAATTCTTTCTTTTATAACGTCAAAATTAGCATCTAGATAGATAGCTAAATCAGGATTATCACTTGGATCAACTATATGTTGAAATAAAGCGTCAAAAGCTTTTAAATACTTTTTATCTTTTTTTTCTAAAGTTACAATCGCAAAAATATAATGTTCTATGTTAAATCTATCAAGAAACATATATCCATTTTTATGACTACTATAAAGTTTTAAAAACTTTTTTTCTTCTTTCTTAAAAGTATCGGATAATGACTCTATTATGTAAGATTGAAACGCTATATCAATATTAGGTTCTTTTTCATAAATTCATTTTAAAAATTTATTAAATACAGGGTCTTCATCAGCAAACTCCTCAACAAGTATAGAATTTTTGTATATTACTTTCAATTCCTTTGTTAGAGTGCTTTTTCCGCTCCCTATCATTCCGCTTACTGCTATAACCATTTTATCTATCTACCTTGTTTCTATCAAAAGTATCAATAATTTCTTTAGCCTTTTCAAATACTTGTTCTTCATTTAAATTATCAGTATTTATAATTACATAATTTAAATTATATTTTTTAGCTTGTTTTTCGAACAATTCTTTGTATAAGTTATACAAGGTTTCAAAATAAGATTTATTTAATTGATAGTTATCAATTTCGACTGCACGACCTCTTTCGAAAAGTCTTTTTTCAAAAGTTTCATAACTCATATCTAAATAAATAGCTAAATCTGGTGTTTCTTCTTTTGTTATTAAATGTTCGAAAAGTGCATCATATCCCTTTAAATACGATTCTCCTTTTGGTCTTAAATTTACATTTGCAAAAATATAATGTTCAATACTAAATCTATCAAGAAAAATATGATCCTCTTTAAAGTTTTTGTTTAGTTCTTTGAATTTTTTTATAATCTCATTTAACTTTGTTGTGTGGTTTTCTACAACATATGTTTGAAACCCCATTGTTAAATTTGGTTGTTTTTCATATAATCATTCTAAAAATTGATTAAAAACAACGTTATTTTCTTCATACTCCTCTAACATTAATGATGTTTTGTAATGATTGTGCAATTTTTTTGTTAAAGTACTTTTTCCACTACTTATCATTCCGCTTATTCCTATTAACATATTTAAACTCCTTTTAATTAAATTTCACTGGTTTATTAGTATAACAAAAAAAGATATAAACAAAATATTTTTATCAAAAATTGCAGCAATTTTCATATTATTGAAAAAAATATTTTTTTGTTTGGTTTTTATCGAAAAAACTAATAAAATATTCTTTCATCAAAATAAAATTAATTAAGGAGTTAATATGACATTAAAGAAACCAGAAGGTACATTAGAAATAATTACAGGACCGATGTTTTCAGGAAAAACAGAGGAACTTTTAAAAAGAATCAAAATTTTAGAAATAACAGAAATTAATACAATGGTTTTCAAACCATCATTTGATACTAGATTTGATGCAAAAAAAATTGTAAGTAGAACAGGAGCTAAAACAAAAGCAATAGTAATTAAGAATTCAAAAGAAATTTTAGATCACTGAAACGAAGAATACAAAGCCGTTGCAATTGATGAAGTAAATTTCTTAGATGAAGGTATTTTTGAGGTAATTGATAAATTAGTCCTTAGCGGAGTTAGGGTTATTGCAAGTGGTTTAGATATGGACTTTTTAAGAAGACCATTCGGGGTTACTCCTGGTCTTTTAGCTATAGCTGATGAGGTTAAAAAGTTAAAAGCAGTTTGTTTAGTATGCAAATCAGATGCAGCTTTTTCTTTTAGAAAAGAAAATAATGAACAATTAAATGTTTTAGGTGACCAAGAATATGAAGCTCGTTGCAGAAGATGTCATATTTTAGGAGAAAACGAAAAGCATAAAATTGCACAACAATAGTTTCGCCTTATTAAACGATCATACATTATTGTATGATTTTTAAATTCTTGCACTATCAAAAAAGTGACTAGAAAATTGTGTAGAATAACATGTATTTTGAGCTTATTTTTTGAACATTTAACTCCTTATTTTGGAGTTAAATGTTTTTTCATTTTTTATTTATAGAGGTGTGCACTTTTTTTAAAAAAAAGTGGCAAAAAACTTAAGCAAAAAAATTTTTTTATTTTTTTGCTTTTTTAAATTTATAAATTTACGCATTTTTTCTAAATTTCCCTACATCAAAAGAGCAATTTTTATTTTTAAAATTTTCATAAAAAATATTAAAATTATTATGCATCAATTCTTATATCATCATTGATGCTTCTGTGCAATGCTCGGAGTATGCTTAAGTATTCGGACATGATTTTATTAGCTTCAAGATTACTATCTTGAGCATTCACGGAAATACTATTAAATTTTGAGATATATAATTCAAGAGTTTTAAAAAACGAATTTGTTTTATTATAGATAAATGCTAGTTTCCCTACGGCTGGAATAGAGTAATCTAATCCTTTCTCTAAAGCTCACATTTCTGTTAAACTTAGATATTTTCCGTTAGGTTCCTTAGCAAAGTATTTTTTATCATTATATTTAAAATACAAATTATCATCCGAAGAATGCACTAATAAAACGTCAGAATTATAAGGGAAGATAATTCTTTTGTTATACATATCAAAGGCTGCGTAATTTTTACCTTGGTATCTAACAACACCATTTAAAACTTTTCTATTAATCTCTAAATCAACGGCTCAATTGCCGTTTTTCTTTCCCTCTTTTTGAAAAACATTTTGTTTAGAAATTATTTTTTTATTCCTGATATTGTAATAATTTTGAAATACTTCATTATTTTTTTTCAAATCATCAATATTTTTATATCCGTTTTCGTGAATAAGTAACGGATATTGGTCTAGTGATGTCCTAAAAGATCTTTCAACATGTGGTTTGTGTTTTGGATTTGATGAACTTAGTACTTCTATTCCCTTTTTATTTAAAACTTTTTCAAAGACTGTTTGTGTGTTTTCGCTTCCTCAAAAACTTCTTCTTTTATCAGTATAGATTTTCTTTGGGAATCCATACTTTTTAAATACAATTTCTAGTAGTCTTTGATATCCTAATGTTGTTTCTTGTTCTTCAAATCATACTGCTAACAATGTTCCTGTTGCTACATCTATTGCATGATAAAGATATAATGGTTTATCATTTTTCAAGTATGGTTCAAGTTGTGCATCAATCTCAATAATTTCGCCGAATTTTAGATTTTTCTTTAGATTTAAAACTTGTCTTTGTTTTTCGTTTCGTTTAATCTGTTGATAATAATTTTTTAATATCAATGTTATATCTTCTGAGGTTTTTTTCTTTGATAATCTTGCAATCCTTCTTCCTCTCTTGGTTGTATGTATATTAAATAAACCTAATTGATTAAATCTCTTAACTAAAGTTTTGTAAGAAATTTTTTCTCTTATAAAAGAACCATACTCGGAATTGAAGTATGTTTTAATTGAAAGTTGATTATTTGTTAGATCTCTATTCAAAATAAACTGACATATTTCTAAATAATTTTTAAAGACTAATTCTATTTCTGCATCAGTTATTTTGTAATTTCTTTGATGATATTTATTTTTATGTGAGACAACAATTTCTTTTTTGCTTTTAATAACTTTTTTATATCTTTTTACAGTTGATAAACTAAGGTTTGTAATCAAACTAAGATAAGATAAAGATTTTTCGATATTTTCAGCAATCAATTTTAAAGATTGTTGTTTTTTTATTTCAAATTTTGTTAAATTTTTATACTTAAATAAGTTGTGTGTTATTTTCATAAATAATTTATACCACTTTCCTGTTAAATAGGCTCATTTTATATGAGATTAATATGTGGCTCAAAATATATGTTATTACACAAAATTCTTGCACTATCAAAAAAGTGACTAGAAAATTGGTAAATTATAATATAATTTACAAAATTAAACATGGAGGACAAATGCTAAAATACTTAAGTTTAGATGTTAAAAACGCATTAAAAAACAATATAAAAGATGTTGAACATTTACAAAAAAAAGTTACTCAAATTCACAATGATGTTAAAAATAAAGAAGTTGATGAGAAAGATTGATTAGGTTGATATGATTTACCTAAAAATTATAATAAAGACGAATTCATAAGAATGTATAACAAATCACAAGAATGAAAAAAAGCTGGTGTAGAAGTTGTGGTTGTTATAGGGATTGGGGGTTCATACCTAGGAGCTAAATCTGGATATGACTTCATTTATGGTCCTTATTCACAAAAACAACCAGATATGGAATTATTATTTGCAGGAAATGACATTTCAGCTGATACACTTGTTTCAAAATTACAATATGTAAAAAATAAGAAATTTGCGATTAATGTTATTTCAAAATCAGGTACTACTTTAGAACCTTCAATAGCATTTAGAGAATTTAGAAATTTACTTGAGAAAAAAGAAGGAGAAAACGCAAATAAATTAGTAGCCGCAACTACAGATAAAGCAAAAGGTGTTTTATTTGAGTTAGCAACTAAAAAAGGGTACGAAAAATTTATTATTCCAGATGATATTGGTGGTAGATTTTCTGTTTTAACTCCAGTTGGTTTATTTCCTTTTATGTGTGCAGGAATTGATGCTTTAAGAGTATTACAAGGAGCTCAAGAGACAAATGAAGAACTTTCTTCAGATAAATTAGACGAAAATCCAGCATATCTATACGCTGCGACAAGATACTTTTTACATAACGAAAAAGGTTTTGATATTGAAATGATGGTTTCTTATGAACCAAAGTTACAATATTTTTCTGAATGATGAAAACAATTATTTGGTGAATCAGAAGGTAAAGATGGAAAGGGTATATGACCAACAAGTTCTATTTTTTCAACAGATTTACACTCATTAGGGCAAATGATCCAAGAAGGAAATAAAATTTTATTTGAAACTGTATTAACTCTAAAAAACCCAAACGAAAATATTTACTTTGAAGAAGATCAAGTTGATTATGATAAATTAAATTATCTTTCAGGTAATAACTTACATAATATCAACAATGTGGCTTTTGAAGCTACAGCAAAGGCCCATACAGAAGTTGGTAATGTTCCTAATATCCATATTCTATTTGACAGATTTAACGAGGAAACATTAGGTGCTTTATTCATATTTTTTGAAAGAGCACTAACAATGAGTGCATATTTACTTGGAGTTAATCCTTTTAACCAACCTGGTGTAGAAGTATACAAAAAAAATATGTTTAGTATGCTAAAAAAATAAAAGCTAGATATATGTATTTTTCAAAAAAAAAAAAAACAAAAACAGCTATTAGTTTTTAATAGCTGTTTTTGTTAATTTTGATTATTGTCATCGATGGTTTGAGGAACATCTTTAGATGAATCTATTTCTTCAATAGTTGTCGAAAAGTTTGTTTCAAAAGGTTTATTAAAATCAAAAGTTTGAATAAATAATTTATCAGGTTCTTCATTTACCCTATACTTAATGGTAAATATTTTTTTGTCAGAGTCAAAATGAGCATCAACAAAGTTATTTTCCCCTTTATTATCGACATATTTATTGTTTAATATATTAGCTCTTCGGATTTTGTTGCTACCTTTTTTTACTAATATTTCATTATCTTCAGTATCTGTAGAATTCATCAAAATATAAACGTTTTTACTTGGTATATACTTAATCCCTGATGGATTTTGTGTTAATTTTGTAATTATTTCTTCTTGAGTAAGTCCTTTTTTAAATCTAAAAGCATTTTTGTGCCCACTTGATTGTTTCTTTTTAGGCTTTTCTGGTGAAGTATTTTGATTAGATTTTAAAGGTGTATATATTTTAGTTTCTGCATTTTCGTTGATCTCAAATTTTTGTGAGAATACTTTATTTGAATATTTACTATTAGTGTTATCAAACTGGAACAATCTGTAATTTATTGTTAGTATATTTTTTCAAACTTATAGTTCAAAACTATATTTGTTTTAGTTTTTCCGTTTTCCGCGTAAGTAGATTCTTTATCATTTATGGCTTGAAATTGATTTTGAAATTCATTTCTTTCAAGAAATGTTTGTGTTTTTATATTATGCTTTTTGCTCATCATGTTATAATTAATAATATTATTATTAATTAATTTTACTTACACAAATTTCATTAAATAATTTTTAAAAAGGAGTTTTATATATGAAAAAAAATAACAAAATACCAACTAGGCTTATTGCTTTAGGTGGATTTGAAGAAATAGGTAAATCAACTCTTCTCATTGAACACGATAATCATATTTTTATTGTTGATTCAGGAATTAAGTTTGCAGATACCTTTAACACAGGCATAAAAGGTATTATTCCAAATTTTGATTATTTAAATCAAGAAGGAAAGATCATAGAAGGATTATTCATAACACATGGACACGAAGATCATATTGGTGGAGTAGTTTACTTAGTTAAAAAAACAAACATTAGTAAAATTTTCGCACCAAGGATAGCTATACAATACTTGCAATTAAAATTTGATGAACATAACATTAAAAGGAAAATTGAGTTTATAGAAATTCAAAAAGGTGATGTTCATAAATTTGCTAATAATTGTAAAGTCGACTTTTGAACAGCTCAACATTCCATACCTGATGCTTTCGGAGTAAGAATAAGCACCCCAAATGGTAGTGTAATGTGTACAGGTGATTTTAGATTTGATTATACACCGATTGGTAACTATACGGATTTCGCAAGACTTGACGAAATTGGAAAACAAGGATTAACCGCGTTATTATCAGACTCAACAAATGCTATGAGGCCTAACCACTCACCTTCTGAAAGTGATATTTTAACTGATATTGAAAGACACATGATGTCTGCTAAGAAAAAAATTATTGTAACAGCTTTCGCATCTAACTTAACAAGAATAAAGGTAATTATAGAGTTAGCAGAAAAACTTGGAAAAAAAGTAATTACGTTTGGACGTTCAATGATTCAAGGTGTAAAAATTGGTAAAAAGTTAGGATATATAAATGTTGGTGATAATGTTTTAATTGATAAAAAAGCAGTTAAAGATGTCAAGGATTCAGATTTAGTTATTTTAACTACAGGATCTCAGGGTGAACAACTTGCTGCTTTATCAAGAATGAGTTACGGGAAACATGCAACTATAAAAATTAATAAAGGTGATATGGTAATTTTTTCTTCAAGTCCAATACCAGGAAATAGAATGGTAATTGAATTATTGGTAAATAGACTTTATAAACTTGGGGCAATAATAAAAGAAAATGGGGTTGATGGTTTCTTACATACCTCTGGGCATGCGTATAAGTGAGAACATGACAAAATTTTTCAACTAACTAAACCAAAATACTTTTTACCTTATCATGGAGAATATAGAATGAGTGTTGTTCATGGTCAAACAGCAGTAGAAAATGGGGTTGATCCAAAAAATGTTTTGATAGTAAGAAAAGGTGTTGTTTTCGAAATGCTTAATAATGAAATCAAAGAAACAAAAGAGTTAGTCGATTTTGGTCCTGTATATATTGATGGTAATTCTGTACTCAATTTTTCAGGAAAAATACTAAAAGAAAGAACACAATTAAAAGATTCAGGATTTGTTAGTATAGTATTTTTGGTTGATAAAAAACAAAATCAAATAATTGGAAGACCACAAATTATTACTAGAGGAAGTTTCTTTGTTAAAACTTCAAAAGAATTAATAGACGAAAGTAGAAGAGTTGCTCACGGCGCTGTATTGTATCATATAAAAAATAACGAAAAATGAACAAAAGAGGAACTAGAAAAATTATTAGTCGAGAGACTGTCTTCATTATTCTACAAAGAAAAAAGAAGAAATCCGATTATTGTTCCGACTATAATTTTCACAGATGAACAACCAGATAAAGAAATTTCAAAATACAAAATTAAATTTGGTAATTCAAAAACTAATGAAGAAAATAAAGAAGAATCAGAAAATAAGAAAAAACAACTAAATGCAAATATGAAAAAATTTGTCGCTAAGAAAATGAAGGAAATAGAAGAATTATCATTCGGACAAATTGATTCAGATTATGACATTGATGAAGATGACGAGGTTTAAAAATGGAAAATAAAAATTTAAAAATAGACTTTATAAAGTTTAGAAAAGATGAAATTGAATTTGCAATTCAAAAAGCTAAACATGAAGAAGAAAAGAAAGAAATTAAAGAAGAAGAAAAAAAATTACCATTAACAAAAAAAGAATTTTTCTTCAATTCTATATGAACATTTTTTATTATATTAGTTATTATAAGTCTTTTAGTAGGTGCATATTTTATAGGAAAAATTGAATAATATGAATGCAGAAATCATTTTACTAATTGTTTTAATATCAATAATTTTATTTGTATCTATAGTAATATTATTTGTTTTATTAAAACCAGTTATTTTCCCTTTCTTGAGTTCAAAACTTAGAAAAAGTAGTTATGATAAAATGGGAAAAAGCAGTCAAATCAGATTGATTAACCAACTAAGAGAATCAGTAGAATTTTTATCTAAAAATAAAATCGGAGCACTAATAACTATCGAAAACAATGATAATCTTGATAACTTAAGAACAGACGGAGTTATCTTAGATGCTAATATCTCTAGCGGTCTGTTAATTTCTATATTTAATAAGTATTCGCCACTTCATGATGGGGCTGTAGTTATTAGAAATAATAAAATTTATTATGCTTCTACATTTTATAAAATAACTCGTAGATCTGCTCCCGCTTCATATGGTTCAAGACATAGAGCTGCTATGGGAATATCAGAACAATGTGACGCTACTACAATTGTTGTTTCAGAAGAAAATGGTGGTGTTAGAATTTTAAAACATGACGTAGTTCAACTTGTAAAAATTGAGGAATTTCAAGAACAATTAATTAAGTTTCTTAAGGAGTAAATATGGAAAATAAAGTTAAAGAAATAAACCATGATCTTCTTGTAGAAAAAATAAAAAAGTTAATTGATGACAAAAGCGTTAAAGCACTAAGAGAATTGCAAGAAGAAGTTACTTATCATGAATTTGCTTTAGCAGTTGAAGATGAAATTTTAAACGATGAAGATCGTTTATATCTATTAAGGGTCTTAAGAACAGTTGAAGCCGCAGAAGTATTTAGTTATTTAGAAGACGAAACTAAAACAAGACTTGTCGGATTATTTAGTGATGAATTAGGTCAAAAAGTGCTTCAAGAACTAGAAACAGCCGAGCTTGTAGACATCTTAGAAGAATTGCCTGTTAATTTAATGAGGAAAATTCTTTCGCAAACTCCAAAAGAAAAGAGAGAAATTATTAACCAAATTCTTTTATATAAAGATGATCAGGTCGGAAGCTTCATGCAAGTTGATATTTCTATATTAAAACATTCTTGAAACCCTCAAAGAGCGTTAGCCAAAATTAAAGCTGACTATAATAACAACATGACTATGGGTCATAATTTTTACATAGTTGATAATGATGGTAAGTTAGTAGGGGATATAACTTTAGAAGAATTAATTTTTAATGGCGAAGATAAGAACTTAGAAGAATTATCTAGTCCAGTAACATTTGTTCACCCAACAGATGACAAAGAACAAGCAGCAAAAGTTTTCTCTGATAATGATAGATCATCCCTGCCTGTTGTTTCTTTAGATAATCGCCTCATTGGTATGATAACTTCAGATGATATTATTGACGTTATTAATGATGAAGCAACAGAAGATATTTATAAAATGGCCGGGATTAGCGCATCAGCATCAGAAGAAAGTTACCTAAAAACTTCAATTAAAAGCATTGTCAAATCAA from Mycoplasmopsis canis PG 14 includes:
- a CDS encoding diadenylate cyclase, which translates into the protein MNAEIILLIVLISIILFVSIVILFVLLKPVIFPFLSSKLRKSSYDKMGKSSQIRLINQLRESVEFLSKNKIGALITIENNDNLDNLRTDGVILDANISSGLLISIFNKYSPLHDGAVVIRNNKIYYASTFYKITRRSAPASYGSRHRAAMGISEQCDATTIVVSEENGGVRILKHDVVQLVKIEEFQEQLIKFLKE
- a CDS encoding glucose-6-phosphate isomerase; this encodes MLKYLSLDVKNALKNNIKDVEHLQKKVTQIHNDVKNKEVDEKDWLGWYDLPKNYNKDEFIRMYNKSQEWKKAGVEVVVVIGIGGSYLGAKSGYDFIYGPYSQKQPDMELLFAGNDISADTLVSKLQYVKNKKFAINVISKSGTTLEPSIAFREFRNLLEKKEGENANKLVAATTDKAKGVLFELATKKGYEKFIIPDDIGGRFSVLTPVGLFPFMCAGIDALRVLQGAQETNEELSSDKLDENPAYLYAATRYFLHNEKGFDIEMMVSYEPKLQYFSEWWKQLFGESEGKDGKGIWPTSSIFSTDLHSLGQMIQEGNKILFETVLTLKNPNENIYFEEDQVDYDKLNYLSGNNLHNINNVAFEATAKAHTEVGNVPNIHILFDRFNEETLGALFIFFERALTMSAYLLGVNPFNQPGVEVYKKNMFSMLKK
- a CDS encoding ribonuclease J, whose product is MKKNNKIPTRLIALGGFEEIGKSTLLIEHDNHIFIVDSGIKFADTFNTGIKGIIPNFDYLNQEGKIIEGLFITHGHEDHIGGVVYLVKKTNISKIFAPRIAIQYLQLKFDEHNIKRKIEFIEIQKGDVHKFANNCKVDFWTAQHSIPDAFGVRISTPNGSVMCTGDFRFDYTPIGNYTDFARLDEIGKQGLTALLSDSTNAMRPNHSPSESDILTDIERHMMSAKKKIIVTAFASNLTRIKVIIELAEKLGKKVITFGRSMIQGVKIGKKLGYINVGDNVLIDKKAVKDVKDSDLVILTTGSQGEQLAALSRMSYGKHATIKINKGDMVIFSSSPIPGNRMVIELLVNRLYKLGAIIKENGVDGFLHTSGHAYKWEHDKIFQLTKPKYFLPYHGEYRMSVVHGQTAVENGVDPKNVLIVRKGVVFEMLNNEIKETKELVDFGPVYIDGNSVLNFSGKILKERTQLKDSGFVSIVFLVDKKQNQIIGRPQIITRGSFFVKTSKELIDESRRVAHGAVLYHIKNNEKWTKEELEKLLVERLSSLFYKEKRRNPIIVPTIIFTDEQPDKEISKYKIKFGNSKTNEENKEESENKKKQLNANMKKFVAKKMKEIEELSFGQIDSDYDIDEDDEV
- the mgtE gene encoding magnesium transporter — encoded protein: MENKVKEINHDLLVEKIKKLIDDKSVKALRELQEEVTYHEFALAVEDEILNDEDRLYLLRVLRTVEAAEVFSYLEDETKTRLVGLFSDELGQKVLQELETAELVDILEELPVNLMRKILSQTPKEKREIINQILLYKDDQVGSFMQVDISILKHSWNPQRALAKIKADYNNNMTMGHNFYIVDNDGKLVGDITLEELIFNGEDKNLEELSSPVTFVHPTDDKEQAAKVFSDNDRSSLPVVSLDNRLIGMITSDDIIDVINDEATEDIYKMAGISASASEESYLKTSIKSIVKSRVLWLIILMLSATLSQYIIQKFTNISEESINHFGIAISTAVIVSLIPIISGSAGNAGSQSTTTVTRSSALGEFDKSDYKKVIFKELIVGTIIGAIMFFINIARLYIYYAIPVFRNDAFQNHQTDWVSLSFIILASSLSLWFVVIFAKFLGTIIPLVAIKFKKDPAVMSAPILTTLSDALSTLIFFGLNILVLYLTWKTGIIGSNAISPNNSSQTQDLINIIQQNIQTLSLT